From the Pungitius pungitius chromosome 6, fPunPun2.1, whole genome shotgun sequence genome, one window contains:
- the ppip5k1b gene encoding inositol hexakisphosphate and diphosphoinositol-pentakisphosphate kinase 1 isoform X1: MEAGMKSEMFREEDMEDCYDESPPERQIMVGICAMMKKSKSKPMTEILERLCKFDYIDMVIFPEEVILEEPVEKWPLCDCLISFHSKGFPLDKAVEYAKLRNPLLINDLNMQYFIQDRREVYRILQEEGIDLPRYAVLNRDPDKPEECNLVEAEDHVEVNGEVFPKPFVEKPVCAEDHNVYIYYPTSAGGGSQRLFRKIGSRSSVYSPETNVRKTGSYIYEEFMPTDGTDVKVYTVGPDYAHAEARKSPALDGKVERDSEGKEIRYPVMLTAMEKLVARKVCLAFKQTVCGFDLLRANGHSYVCDVNGFSFVKNSMKYYDDCAKVLGNMVMRELAPQFHIPWSIPLEAEDIPIVPTTSGTMMELRCVIAIIRHGDRTPKQKMKMEVRHPLFFELFEKYGGYKSGKLKLKKPKQLQEVLDIARLLLAELGQHNDCEIEEKKSKLEQLKTVLEMESSLNVTQYGHFSGINRKVQLTYLRNGQPKASSEEEDCKKDGPSLLLVLKWGGELTPAGRVQAEELGRAFRCMYPGGQGDYAGFPGCGLLRLHSTYRHDLKIYASDEGRVQMTAAAFAKGLLALEGELTPILVQMVKSANMNGLLDSDSDSLTDCQQKVKARLHEIMQKGQEFTEEDYRKLAPTDSPSLVNSMKVIQDPVQTCDKVYALIQSLNSQIRKRLENPKSADLQLYHSETLELMLQRWSKLERDFRMKNGRYDISKIPDIYDCVKYDSQHNASVGLQDTLELFRLSRALADIVIPQEYGISKAEKLDIAQAYCVPLMKKIQLDLQRTHEDEAVNKLHPLYSRGVMSPGRHVRTRLYFTSESHVHSLLSVFRYGGLLDEEKDQQWKQAMDYLSAVTELNYMTQIVIMLYEDNNKDPSSEERFHVELHFSPGVKGCDDEENVPLGFGFRPASSENQDKKPNQGSLEDLSQDQRDEALPLSEPINIQRRSPMIRNRKTGSMEVLSETSPTQASKGSTSHRLLPSSSRQSPEIKPTSGLGGLLISGSLCSGLFSASALGVSCSAPNLRDYVRTHHHHHLRKPPLSPGSLPIGMFELFSLPPVKRFSVSFARHPTNGFEGCSMVPSIYPLETLHNSLSLKQVDEFLSKVCESSSEAHAKTMKALSGLFDSQSQTSLYSPQQPLSSSGSETSLRPPSQPLWHGSVPSSVPSSAVSSAGPSSPITESSGMNLSFSE, encoded by the exons ATGGAGGCAGGCATGAAGAGCGAGATGTTCCGAGAAGAAGACATGGAGGACTGTTACGATGAGTCG ccGCCAGAGCGTCAGATCATGGTGGGCATCTGTGCCATGATGAAGAAGTCCAAATCCAAGCCCATGACGGAGATCCTGGAGCGCCTCTGTAAGTTTGACTACATCGACATGGTGATCTTCCCCGAGGAGGTGATCCTGGAGGAGCCCGTGGAGAAGTGGCCCCTCTGCGACTGCCTCATCTCCTTCCACTCCAAAG GTTTCCCGCTGGACAAAGCTGTGGAGTACGCCAAGCTCCGCAACCCGCTGCTCATCAACGACCTCAACATGCAGTATTTCATCCAGGACAG GAGGGAGGTGTACCggatcctgcaggaggagggcaTTGACTTGCCTCGTTACGCCGTGTTGAACCGAGACCCCGacaagcctgaag AGTGCAACCTGGTGGAGGCGGAGGACCACGTGGAGGTGAACGGGGAGGTGTTCCCCAAACCCTTTGTGGAGAAACCCGTATGCGCGGAGGACCACAACGTCTACATCTACTACCCGACgtccgcgggggggggcagccagcgGCTCTTCAGAAAG ATAGGGAGCCGCAGCAGTGTGTACTCCCCAGAAACCAATGTACGAAAAACTGGATCCTACATCTACGAGGAGTTTATGCCCACGGACGGGACTGACGTGAAG GTGTACACGGTGGGTCCGGACTACGCCCACGCGGAAGCCCGGAAATCTCCCGCCTTGGATGGAAAGGTGGAGAGGGACAGCGAGGGGAAGGAGATCCGTTACCCCGTCATGCTGACCGCCATGGAGAAACTGGTGGCCCGCAAGGTCTGCCTGGCCTTCAAG caaacgGTGTGCGGGTTCGACCTGCTCCGAGCCAACGGACACTCCTACGTCTGCGACGTCAACGGCTTCAGCTTCGTCAAGAACTCCATGAAGTACTACGACGACTGCGCCAAGGTCCTGGG GAACATGGTGATGAGGGAATTGGCCCCCCAGTTCCACATCCCCTGGTCCATCCCCTTGGAAGCCGAAGACATCCCCATCGTCCCGACGACCTCAGGAACCAT GATGGAGCTTCGCTGCGTCATCGCCATCATCCGCCATGGAGATCGCACACCAAAGCAAAAGATGAAAATGGAGGTCCGGCATCCTTT ATTCTTTGAGTTGTTTGAAAAGTACGGAGGCTACAAGTCAGGAAAGCTGAAGCTGAAGAAGCCGAAACAGCTTCAA GAAGTGCTGGATATCGCCCGCCTGCTGCTGGCTGAGCTCGGCCAGCACAACGACTGCGAGATCGAGGAGAAGAAATCCAAACTGGAGCAACTCAAGACCGTCCTGGAGAT GGAATCCAGCTTGAATGTCACTCA GTACGGCCACTTCTCAGGTATCAACAGGAAGGTCCAGCTGACCTACCTGCGTAACGGCCAGCCCAAAGCCTCCAGCGAAGAAGAAG ACTGTAAGAAGGACGGCCCGtccctgctgctcgtgctgaAGTGGGGCGGCGAGCTGACGCCTGCGGGCCGGGTTCAGGCCGAGGAGCTGGGCAGGGCCTTCCGCTGCATGTACCCCGGAGGTCAag GCGACTATGCCGGCTTTCCAGGCTGCGGCCTCCTGCGCCTGCACAGCACTTACCGCCACGACCTGAAGATCTACGCCTCGGACGAGGGCAGGGTGCAGATGACCGCGGCTGCTTTCGCCAAG GGTCTGCTGGCCCTGGAAGGGGAGTTGACTCCGATCCTGGTTCAGATGGTCAAAAGCGCCAACATGAACGGGCTGCTGGACAGCGACAGCGACTCGCTGACCGACTGCCAGCAGAAGGTCAAAGCCAGGCTGCACGAAATCATGCAGAAGGGCCAGGAGTTTACAGAGgaggactaccgcaag TTGGCACCGACTGACAGCCCGTCGCTGGTGAACTCGATGAAGGTCATACAGGACCCAGTCCAAACCTGCGACAAGGTGTACGCCCTGATCCAGAGTCTCAATTCACAGATCCGCAAGAGGCTGGAGAACCCCAAGTCTGCAG ACCTGCAGCTGTACCACAGCGAGACGCTGGAGCTGATGCTGCAGCGCTGGTCCAAGCTGGAGAGAGACTTCCGCATGAAGAACGGCCGCTACGACATCAGCAAGATCCCGGACATCTACGACTGCGTCAAATACGACTCGCAGCACAACGCCTCGGTGGGACTGCAGGACACGCTGGAGCTGTTCCGCCTGTCCCGCGCCCTGGCCGACATCGTCATTCCGCAG GAGTATGGCATCAGCAAAGCGGAGAAACTGGACATCGCTCAGGCCTACTGCGTTCCTCTGATGAAGAAAATCCAGCTGGACCTGCAGAGGACCCACGAGGACGAGGCCGTCAACAAGCTGCACCCGCT GTATTCCCGCGGCGTGATGTCTCCCGGGCGCCACGTCCGCACTCGTCTCTACTTCACCAGCGAGAGCCACGTCCACTCCCTGCTCAGCGTCTTCCGCTACGGAGGGCTGCTGGAT GAAGAGAAGGACCAGCAGTGGAAGCAGGCCATGGACTACCTGAGTGCTGTGACGGAGCTCAACTACATGACTCAGATAGTCATCATGCTGTACGAGGACAACAACAAG GACCCTTCCTCGGAGGAGCGCTTCCACGTGGAGCTCCACTTCAGTCCGGGGGTCAAAGGGTGCGACGACGAGGAGAACGTTCCTCTCGGGTTTGGCTTCCGGCCGGCGTCCTCAGAG AACCAAGACAAAAAGCCCAACCAGGGCAGTCTGGAGGACCTCTCCCAGGACCAGCGGGACGAGGCACTTCCCCTTTCCGAGCCAATCAACATCCAGCGACGGTCTCCCATGATCCGCAACCGGAAGACGGGTTCCATGGAG GTCCTCTCTGAGACCTCTCCCACCCAGGCCTCCAAAGGCAGCACGTCCCACCGACTCCTCCCCTCCAGCTCGCGCCAGTCTCCCGAGATCAAACCAACCAGTGGCCTAGGTGGGCTCCTCATTTCCG gGTCGCTCTGCTCTGGCCTCTTCAGTGCCTCCGCCCTCGGGGTGTCCTGTAGCGCCCCCAACCTGCGGGACTACGTCCGcacgcaccaccaccaccacctccgaAAACCACCCCTGTCCCCCGGCAGTCTGCCGATTGGCATGTTCG AGCTGTTCTCTCTGCCGCCAGTAAAGAGATTTTCTGTGTCGTTTGCCAGGCATCCGACCAATG GCTTCGAGGGCTGCTCCATGGTGCCCTCCATCTACCCGCTGGAGACGCTGCACAACTCGCTCTCCCTGAAGCAGGTGGACGAGTTCCTCAGCAAGGTGTGCGAGAGCAGCAGCGAGGCCCACGCCAAGACCATGAAAG cgcTCTCCGGCCTGTTTGACTCTCAGAGCCAGACGTCTCTCTACAGTCCTCAGcagccgctgtcctcctccggCTCGGAAACGTCCCTGCGCCCGCCGAGCCAGCCTCTGTGGC atggcaGTGTCCCCTCCAGCGTCCCCTCCAGTGCCGTATCCAGCGCGGGGCCCTCCTCCCCCATCACAGAGAGCTCCGGCATGAACTTGAGCTTCAGTGAGTAG
- the ppip5k1b gene encoding inositol hexakisphosphate and diphosphoinositol-pentakisphosphate kinase 1 isoform X4, whose translation MEAGMKSEMFREEDMEDCYDESPPERQIMVGICAMMKKSKSKPMTEILERLCKFDYIDMVIFPEEVILEEPVEKWPLCDCLISFHSKGFPLDKAVEYAKLRNPLLINDLNMQYFIQDRREVYRILQEEGIDLPRYAVLNRDPDKPEECNLVEAEDHVEVNGEVFPKPFVEKPVCAEDHNVYIYYPTSAGGGSQRLFRKIGSRSSVYSPETNVRKTGSYIYEEFMPTDGTDVKVYTVGPDYAHAEARKSPALDGKVERDSEGKEIRYPVMLTAMEKLVARKVCLAFKQTVCGFDLLRANGHSYVCDVNGFSFVKNSMKYYDDCAKVLGNMVMRELAPQFHIPWSIPLEAEDIPIVPTTSGTMMELRCVIAIIRHGDRTPKQKMKMEVRHPLFFELFEKYGGYKSGKLKLKKPKQLQEVLDIARLLLAELGQHNDCEIEEKKSKLEQLKTVLEMYGHFSGINRKVQLTYLRNGQPKASSEEEDCKKDGPSLLLVLKWGGELTPAGRVQAEELGRAFRCMYPGGQGDYAGFPGCGLLRLHSTYRHDLKIYASDEGRVQMTAAAFAKGLLALEGELTPILVQMVKSANMNGLLDSDSDSLTDCQQKVKARLHEIMQKGQEFTEEDYRKLAPTDSPSLVNSMKVIQDPVQTCDKVYALIQSLNSQIRKRLENPKSADLQLYHSETLELMLQRWSKLERDFRMKNGRYDISKIPDIYDCVKYDSQHNASVGLQDTLELFRLSRALADIVIPQEYGISKAEKLDIAQAYCVPLMKKIQLDLQRTHEDEAVNKLHPLYSRGVMSPGRHVRTRLYFTSESHVHSLLSVFRYGGLLDEEKDQQWKQAMDYLSAVTELNYMTQIVIMLYEDNNKDPSSEERFHVELHFSPGVKGCDDEENVPLGFGFRPASSENQDKKPNQGSLEDLSQDQRDEALPLSEPINIQRRSPMIRNRKTGSMEVLSETSPTQASKGSTSHRLLPSSSRQSPEIKPTSGLGSLCSGLFSASALGVSCSAPNLRDYVRTHHHHHLRKPPLSPGSLPIGMFELFSLPPVKRFSVSFARHPTNGFEGCSMVPSIYPLETLHNSLSLKQVDEFLSKVCESSSEAHAKTMKALSGLFDSQSQTSLYSPQQPLSSSGSETSLRPPSQPLWHGSVPSSVPSSAVSSAGPSSPITESSGMNLSFSE comes from the exons ATGGAGGCAGGCATGAAGAGCGAGATGTTCCGAGAAGAAGACATGGAGGACTGTTACGATGAGTCG ccGCCAGAGCGTCAGATCATGGTGGGCATCTGTGCCATGATGAAGAAGTCCAAATCCAAGCCCATGACGGAGATCCTGGAGCGCCTCTGTAAGTTTGACTACATCGACATGGTGATCTTCCCCGAGGAGGTGATCCTGGAGGAGCCCGTGGAGAAGTGGCCCCTCTGCGACTGCCTCATCTCCTTCCACTCCAAAG GTTTCCCGCTGGACAAAGCTGTGGAGTACGCCAAGCTCCGCAACCCGCTGCTCATCAACGACCTCAACATGCAGTATTTCATCCAGGACAG GAGGGAGGTGTACCggatcctgcaggaggagggcaTTGACTTGCCTCGTTACGCCGTGTTGAACCGAGACCCCGacaagcctgaag AGTGCAACCTGGTGGAGGCGGAGGACCACGTGGAGGTGAACGGGGAGGTGTTCCCCAAACCCTTTGTGGAGAAACCCGTATGCGCGGAGGACCACAACGTCTACATCTACTACCCGACgtccgcgggggggggcagccagcgGCTCTTCAGAAAG ATAGGGAGCCGCAGCAGTGTGTACTCCCCAGAAACCAATGTACGAAAAACTGGATCCTACATCTACGAGGAGTTTATGCCCACGGACGGGACTGACGTGAAG GTGTACACGGTGGGTCCGGACTACGCCCACGCGGAAGCCCGGAAATCTCCCGCCTTGGATGGAAAGGTGGAGAGGGACAGCGAGGGGAAGGAGATCCGTTACCCCGTCATGCTGACCGCCATGGAGAAACTGGTGGCCCGCAAGGTCTGCCTGGCCTTCAAG caaacgGTGTGCGGGTTCGACCTGCTCCGAGCCAACGGACACTCCTACGTCTGCGACGTCAACGGCTTCAGCTTCGTCAAGAACTCCATGAAGTACTACGACGACTGCGCCAAGGTCCTGGG GAACATGGTGATGAGGGAATTGGCCCCCCAGTTCCACATCCCCTGGTCCATCCCCTTGGAAGCCGAAGACATCCCCATCGTCCCGACGACCTCAGGAACCAT GATGGAGCTTCGCTGCGTCATCGCCATCATCCGCCATGGAGATCGCACACCAAAGCAAAAGATGAAAATGGAGGTCCGGCATCCTTT ATTCTTTGAGTTGTTTGAAAAGTACGGAGGCTACAAGTCAGGAAAGCTGAAGCTGAAGAAGCCGAAACAGCTTCAA GAAGTGCTGGATATCGCCCGCCTGCTGCTGGCTGAGCTCGGCCAGCACAACGACTGCGAGATCGAGGAGAAGAAATCCAAACTGGAGCAACTCAAGACCGTCCTGGAGAT GTACGGCCACTTCTCAGGTATCAACAGGAAGGTCCAGCTGACCTACCTGCGTAACGGCCAGCCCAAAGCCTCCAGCGAAGAAGAAG ACTGTAAGAAGGACGGCCCGtccctgctgctcgtgctgaAGTGGGGCGGCGAGCTGACGCCTGCGGGCCGGGTTCAGGCCGAGGAGCTGGGCAGGGCCTTCCGCTGCATGTACCCCGGAGGTCAag GCGACTATGCCGGCTTTCCAGGCTGCGGCCTCCTGCGCCTGCACAGCACTTACCGCCACGACCTGAAGATCTACGCCTCGGACGAGGGCAGGGTGCAGATGACCGCGGCTGCTTTCGCCAAG GGTCTGCTGGCCCTGGAAGGGGAGTTGACTCCGATCCTGGTTCAGATGGTCAAAAGCGCCAACATGAACGGGCTGCTGGACAGCGACAGCGACTCGCTGACCGACTGCCAGCAGAAGGTCAAAGCCAGGCTGCACGAAATCATGCAGAAGGGCCAGGAGTTTACAGAGgaggactaccgcaag TTGGCACCGACTGACAGCCCGTCGCTGGTGAACTCGATGAAGGTCATACAGGACCCAGTCCAAACCTGCGACAAGGTGTACGCCCTGATCCAGAGTCTCAATTCACAGATCCGCAAGAGGCTGGAGAACCCCAAGTCTGCAG ACCTGCAGCTGTACCACAGCGAGACGCTGGAGCTGATGCTGCAGCGCTGGTCCAAGCTGGAGAGAGACTTCCGCATGAAGAACGGCCGCTACGACATCAGCAAGATCCCGGACATCTACGACTGCGTCAAATACGACTCGCAGCACAACGCCTCGGTGGGACTGCAGGACACGCTGGAGCTGTTCCGCCTGTCCCGCGCCCTGGCCGACATCGTCATTCCGCAG GAGTATGGCATCAGCAAAGCGGAGAAACTGGACATCGCTCAGGCCTACTGCGTTCCTCTGATGAAGAAAATCCAGCTGGACCTGCAGAGGACCCACGAGGACGAGGCCGTCAACAAGCTGCACCCGCT GTATTCCCGCGGCGTGATGTCTCCCGGGCGCCACGTCCGCACTCGTCTCTACTTCACCAGCGAGAGCCACGTCCACTCCCTGCTCAGCGTCTTCCGCTACGGAGGGCTGCTGGAT GAAGAGAAGGACCAGCAGTGGAAGCAGGCCATGGACTACCTGAGTGCTGTGACGGAGCTCAACTACATGACTCAGATAGTCATCATGCTGTACGAGGACAACAACAAG GACCCTTCCTCGGAGGAGCGCTTCCACGTGGAGCTCCACTTCAGTCCGGGGGTCAAAGGGTGCGACGACGAGGAGAACGTTCCTCTCGGGTTTGGCTTCCGGCCGGCGTCCTCAGAG AACCAAGACAAAAAGCCCAACCAGGGCAGTCTGGAGGACCTCTCCCAGGACCAGCGGGACGAGGCACTTCCCCTTTCCGAGCCAATCAACATCCAGCGACGGTCTCCCATGATCCGCAACCGGAAGACGGGTTCCATGGAG GTCCTCTCTGAGACCTCTCCCACCCAGGCCTCCAAAGGCAGCACGTCCCACCGACTCCTCCCCTCCAGCTCGCGCCAGTCTCCCGAGATCAAACCAACCAGTGGCCTAG gGTCGCTCTGCTCTGGCCTCTTCAGTGCCTCCGCCCTCGGGGTGTCCTGTAGCGCCCCCAACCTGCGGGACTACGTCCGcacgcaccaccaccaccacctccgaAAACCACCCCTGTCCCCCGGCAGTCTGCCGATTGGCATGTTCG AGCTGTTCTCTCTGCCGCCAGTAAAGAGATTTTCTGTGTCGTTTGCCAGGCATCCGACCAATG GCTTCGAGGGCTGCTCCATGGTGCCCTCCATCTACCCGCTGGAGACGCTGCACAACTCGCTCTCCCTGAAGCAGGTGGACGAGTTCCTCAGCAAGGTGTGCGAGAGCAGCAGCGAGGCCCACGCCAAGACCATGAAAG cgcTCTCCGGCCTGTTTGACTCTCAGAGCCAGACGTCTCTCTACAGTCCTCAGcagccgctgtcctcctccggCTCGGAAACGTCCCTGCGCCCGCCGAGCCAGCCTCTGTGGC atggcaGTGTCCCCTCCAGCGTCCCCTCCAGTGCCGTATCCAGCGCGGGGCCCTCCTCCCCCATCACAGAGAGCTCCGGCATGAACTTGAGCTTCAGTGAGTAG
- the ppip5k1b gene encoding inositol hexakisphosphate and diphosphoinositol-pentakisphosphate kinase 1 isoform X7, translating into MEAGMKSEMFREEDMEDCYDESPPERQIMVGICAMMKKSKSKPMTEILERLCKFDYIDMVIFPEEVILEEPVEKWPLCDCLISFHSKGFPLDKAVEYAKLRNPLLINDLNMQYFIQDRREVYRILQEEGIDLPRYAVLNRDPDKPEECNLVEAEDHVEVNGEVFPKPFVEKPVCAEDHNVYIYYPTSAGGGSQRLFRKIGSRSSVYSPETNVRKTGSYIYEEFMPTDGTDVKVYTVGPDYAHAEARKSPALDGKVERDSEGKEIRYPVMLTAMEKLVARKVCLAFKQTVCGFDLLRANGHSYVCDVNGFSFVKNSMKYYDDCAKVLGNMVMRELAPQFHIPWSIPLEAEDIPIVPTTSGTMMELRCVIAIIRHGDRTPKQKMKMEVRHPLFFELFEKYGGYKSGKLKLKKPKQLQEVLDIARLLLAELGQHNDCEIEEKKSKLEQLKTVLEMYGHFSGINRKVQLTYLRNGQPKASSEEEDCKKDGPSLLLVLKWGGELTPAGRVQAEELGRAFRCMYPGGQGDYAGFPGCGLLRLHSTYRHDLKIYASDEGRVQMTAAAFAKGLLALEGELTPILVQMVKSANMNGLLDSDSDSLTDCQQKVKARLHEIMQKGQEFTEEDYRKLAPTDSPSLVNSMKVIQDPVQTCDKVYALIQSLNSQIRKRLENPKSADLQLYHSETLELMLQRWSKLERDFRMKNGRYDISKIPDIYDCVKYDSQHNASVGLQDTLELFRLSRALADIVIPQEYGISKAEKLDIAQAYCVPLMKKIQLDLQRTHEDEAVNKLHPLYSRGVMSPGRHVRTRLYFTSESHVHSLLSVFRYGGLLDEEKDQQWKQAMDYLSAVTELNYMTQIVIMLYEDNNKDPSSEERFHVELHFSPGVKGCDDEENVPLGFGFRPASSENQDKKPNQGSLEDLSQDQRDEALPLSEPINIQRRSPMIRNRKTGSMEVLSETSPTQASKGSTSHRLLPSSSRQSPEIKPTSGLGFEGCSMVPSIYPLETLHNSLSLKQVDEFLSKVCESSSEAHAKTMKALSGLFDSQSQTSLYSPQQPLSSSGSETSLRPPSQPLWHGSVPSSVPSSAVSSAGPSSPITESSGMNLSFSE; encoded by the exons ATGGAGGCAGGCATGAAGAGCGAGATGTTCCGAGAAGAAGACATGGAGGACTGTTACGATGAGTCG ccGCCAGAGCGTCAGATCATGGTGGGCATCTGTGCCATGATGAAGAAGTCCAAATCCAAGCCCATGACGGAGATCCTGGAGCGCCTCTGTAAGTTTGACTACATCGACATGGTGATCTTCCCCGAGGAGGTGATCCTGGAGGAGCCCGTGGAGAAGTGGCCCCTCTGCGACTGCCTCATCTCCTTCCACTCCAAAG GTTTCCCGCTGGACAAAGCTGTGGAGTACGCCAAGCTCCGCAACCCGCTGCTCATCAACGACCTCAACATGCAGTATTTCATCCAGGACAG GAGGGAGGTGTACCggatcctgcaggaggagggcaTTGACTTGCCTCGTTACGCCGTGTTGAACCGAGACCCCGacaagcctgaag AGTGCAACCTGGTGGAGGCGGAGGACCACGTGGAGGTGAACGGGGAGGTGTTCCCCAAACCCTTTGTGGAGAAACCCGTATGCGCGGAGGACCACAACGTCTACATCTACTACCCGACgtccgcgggggggggcagccagcgGCTCTTCAGAAAG ATAGGGAGCCGCAGCAGTGTGTACTCCCCAGAAACCAATGTACGAAAAACTGGATCCTACATCTACGAGGAGTTTATGCCCACGGACGGGACTGACGTGAAG GTGTACACGGTGGGTCCGGACTACGCCCACGCGGAAGCCCGGAAATCTCCCGCCTTGGATGGAAAGGTGGAGAGGGACAGCGAGGGGAAGGAGATCCGTTACCCCGTCATGCTGACCGCCATGGAGAAACTGGTGGCCCGCAAGGTCTGCCTGGCCTTCAAG caaacgGTGTGCGGGTTCGACCTGCTCCGAGCCAACGGACACTCCTACGTCTGCGACGTCAACGGCTTCAGCTTCGTCAAGAACTCCATGAAGTACTACGACGACTGCGCCAAGGTCCTGGG GAACATGGTGATGAGGGAATTGGCCCCCCAGTTCCACATCCCCTGGTCCATCCCCTTGGAAGCCGAAGACATCCCCATCGTCCCGACGACCTCAGGAACCAT GATGGAGCTTCGCTGCGTCATCGCCATCATCCGCCATGGAGATCGCACACCAAAGCAAAAGATGAAAATGGAGGTCCGGCATCCTTT ATTCTTTGAGTTGTTTGAAAAGTACGGAGGCTACAAGTCAGGAAAGCTGAAGCTGAAGAAGCCGAAACAGCTTCAA GAAGTGCTGGATATCGCCCGCCTGCTGCTGGCTGAGCTCGGCCAGCACAACGACTGCGAGATCGAGGAGAAGAAATCCAAACTGGAGCAACTCAAGACCGTCCTGGAGAT GTACGGCCACTTCTCAGGTATCAACAGGAAGGTCCAGCTGACCTACCTGCGTAACGGCCAGCCCAAAGCCTCCAGCGAAGAAGAAG ACTGTAAGAAGGACGGCCCGtccctgctgctcgtgctgaAGTGGGGCGGCGAGCTGACGCCTGCGGGCCGGGTTCAGGCCGAGGAGCTGGGCAGGGCCTTCCGCTGCATGTACCCCGGAGGTCAag GCGACTATGCCGGCTTTCCAGGCTGCGGCCTCCTGCGCCTGCACAGCACTTACCGCCACGACCTGAAGATCTACGCCTCGGACGAGGGCAGGGTGCAGATGACCGCGGCTGCTTTCGCCAAG GGTCTGCTGGCCCTGGAAGGGGAGTTGACTCCGATCCTGGTTCAGATGGTCAAAAGCGCCAACATGAACGGGCTGCTGGACAGCGACAGCGACTCGCTGACCGACTGCCAGCAGAAGGTCAAAGCCAGGCTGCACGAAATCATGCAGAAGGGCCAGGAGTTTACAGAGgaggactaccgcaag TTGGCACCGACTGACAGCCCGTCGCTGGTGAACTCGATGAAGGTCATACAGGACCCAGTCCAAACCTGCGACAAGGTGTACGCCCTGATCCAGAGTCTCAATTCACAGATCCGCAAGAGGCTGGAGAACCCCAAGTCTGCAG ACCTGCAGCTGTACCACAGCGAGACGCTGGAGCTGATGCTGCAGCGCTGGTCCAAGCTGGAGAGAGACTTCCGCATGAAGAACGGCCGCTACGACATCAGCAAGATCCCGGACATCTACGACTGCGTCAAATACGACTCGCAGCACAACGCCTCGGTGGGACTGCAGGACACGCTGGAGCTGTTCCGCCTGTCCCGCGCCCTGGCCGACATCGTCATTCCGCAG GAGTATGGCATCAGCAAAGCGGAGAAACTGGACATCGCTCAGGCCTACTGCGTTCCTCTGATGAAGAAAATCCAGCTGGACCTGCAGAGGACCCACGAGGACGAGGCCGTCAACAAGCTGCACCCGCT GTATTCCCGCGGCGTGATGTCTCCCGGGCGCCACGTCCGCACTCGTCTCTACTTCACCAGCGAGAGCCACGTCCACTCCCTGCTCAGCGTCTTCCGCTACGGAGGGCTGCTGGAT GAAGAGAAGGACCAGCAGTGGAAGCAGGCCATGGACTACCTGAGTGCTGTGACGGAGCTCAACTACATGACTCAGATAGTCATCATGCTGTACGAGGACAACAACAAG GACCCTTCCTCGGAGGAGCGCTTCCACGTGGAGCTCCACTTCAGTCCGGGGGTCAAAGGGTGCGACGACGAGGAGAACGTTCCTCTCGGGTTTGGCTTCCGGCCGGCGTCCTCAGAG AACCAAGACAAAAAGCCCAACCAGGGCAGTCTGGAGGACCTCTCCCAGGACCAGCGGGACGAGGCACTTCCCCTTTCCGAGCCAATCAACATCCAGCGACGGTCTCCCATGATCCGCAACCGGAAGACGGGTTCCATGGAG GTCCTCTCTGAGACCTCTCCCACCCAGGCCTCCAAAGGCAGCACGTCCCACCGACTCCTCCCCTCCAGCTCGCGCCAGTCTCCCGAGATCAAACCAACCAGTGGCCTAG GCTTCGAGGGCTGCTCCATGGTGCCCTCCATCTACCCGCTGGAGACGCTGCACAACTCGCTCTCCCTGAAGCAGGTGGACGAGTTCCTCAGCAAGGTGTGCGAGAGCAGCAGCGAGGCCCACGCCAAGACCATGAAAG cgcTCTCCGGCCTGTTTGACTCTCAGAGCCAGACGTCTCTCTACAGTCCTCAGcagccgctgtcctcctccggCTCGGAAACGTCCCTGCGCCCGCCGAGCCAGCCTCTGTGGC atggcaGTGTCCCCTCCAGCGTCCCCTCCAGTGCCGTATCCAGCGCGGGGCCCTCCTCCCCCATCACAGAGAGCTCCGGCATGAACTTGAGCTTCAGTGAGTAG